From Cupriavidus oxalaticus:
GTTCCTGGTCGCCAGCGGCCTGACGCTCATCTTCGGCATCATGGGCGTGATCAACCTGGCGCACGGCAGCTTCTATATGCTGGGCGCATACCTTGCCTTCACGCTCGCCGGGCTGACCGGCAACCTGTTTATCGCGATCCCGCTCGGCATCGTGCTGGCGGTGGTGTTCGGCTACGTGCTGGAGTGGGCCTTCTTCAGCTACCTGTACGAGCGCGACCACCTGCAGCAGGTGCTGATGACCTACGGCCTGATCCTGGTGTTCGAAGAGCTGCGCAGCATCCTGGTCGGCGACGATGTGCACGGCGTGCAGGTGCCGGCGCTGCTCGACGGCGCGCTGCCGATCGGCAACGACATGACGTACCCGGTGTACCGGCTCTTTATCTCCGCGGTGTGCCTGGCGGTGGCCGCGGCCATGTACTACGTGATCCGGCGCACGCGGCTGGGCATGATGATCCGCGCGGGCGCGACCAACCGCGAGATGGTGCAGTCGCTCGGCATCAACATCACCGTGCTGTACCGCTTCGTGTTCGCGCTGGGCGTGGCGCTGGCGGTGCTGGCGGGGATGATCTCGGCGCCGGTGTCGTCGGTGTATCCGGGCATGGGCGGGCAGGTGCTGATCGTGTGCTTCGTGGTGGTGGTGATCGGCGGTATCGGCTCGGTCAAGGGCGCGCTGGTGGCCTCGCTGCTGCTGGGCTTCGTCGATACCTTTGGCAAGGTGTTCTGGCAGGAGGCGGCCGGCGTGCTGATCTACCTGCTGATGGCGGTGATCCTGCTGTGGAAGCCGCAGGGGCTGTTCAAGGCGGGCTGACATGAATCCGACGACATTGCCGGCGCGCCGGCATTCCCGCGGCAATGCCGCGCTGCTTGCCGCGCTGGGCTGGCTGGTGGCCTTCTCCGTGCTGGCGGTGCTGCCGCTGCTGCTGACCGCGGACAGCCACAAGTTCTATATCGAGCTGCTCAGCAAGGTGATGATCATGGCGATCTTCGCGCTGTCGCTGCAGCTGCTGATCGGCTATACCGGGCTGGTGAGCCTGGGGCATGCCGCGTACTTCGCCATGGCGGCCTACGCCACCGCGATGCTCGCGCCGCAATCCGGGCCGGGCAACGGCTGGCTGCTGCTGGCCGGCGCGCTGGCCGCCTCGGCCGGGCTGGCGCTGGTGGTGGGCGCGCTGGTGCTGCGCACGCGCGGCGTGTATTTCATCATGGTGACGCTGGCCTTCGCGCAGATGGTCTACTTCGTCTTCCATGACACCAAGCTCGCGGGCGGCAGCGACGGCACCTATATCTATTTCCGCCCGGAATTCCCGGTGCCGGGCGAGCAGTTGCTGACCGTCACCGACCCCACGCACTTCTACTGGCTGGTGTGGGCGGGCCTGGTGGCCACGGTCGCGCTGCTGGCGCTGGTGCTGCGTTCGCGCTTCGGCCATGCGCTGGTGGGCATCCGCCATAACGAGCAGCGCATGCGCGCCGCCGGCTATGCCACCTATCGGTACCAGCTAGGCGCCTTTGTCGCCGGCGGGGTGCTGGCGGGGCTGGCCGGCTTCCTCTATGCGATCCAGTTCGGCTTCGTCAACCCGGAGATCGCGTCGTGGCACCAGTCGGGCAACGCCATGCTGATGGTGATCCTGGGCGGTGTCGGCAGCCTTGCCGGGGCGGTGCTGGGGGCGTTTTCGTTCGTGCTGCTGGCC
This genomic window contains:
- a CDS encoding branched-chain amino acid ABC transporter permease: MNPTTLPARRHSRGNAALLAALGWLVAFSVLAVLPLLLTADSHKFYIELLSKVMIMAIFALSLQLLIGYTGLVSLGHAAYFAMAAYATAMLAPQSGPGNGWLLLAGALAASAGLALVVGALVLRTRGVYFIMVTLAFAQMVYFVFHDTKLAGGSDGTYIYFRPEFPVPGEQLLTVTDPTHFYWLVWAGLVATVALLALVLRSRFGHALVGIRHNEQRMRAAGYATYRYQLGAFVAGGVLAGLAGFLYAIQFGFVNPEIASWHQSGNAMLMVILGGVGSLAGAVLGAFSFVLLAEWFSTLTKHWQLVMGGFIIVAVALLPRGLVSLPAVLRHGRRGKTGRHNGGQGSEASETNDGNARNTEAA
- a CDS encoding branched-chain amino acid ABC transporter permease, with protein sequence MDIVSFLIQCLNSVQYGLLLFLVASGLTLIFGIMGVINLAHGSFYMLGAYLAFTLAGLTGNLFIAIPLGIVLAVVFGYVLEWAFFSYLYERDHLQQVLMTYGLILVFEELRSILVGDDVHGVQVPALLDGALPIGNDMTYPVYRLFISAVCLAVAAAMYYVIRRTRLGMMIRAGATNREMVQSLGINITVLYRFVFALGVALAVLAGMISAPVSSVYPGMGGQVLIVCFVVVVIGGIGSVKGALVASLLLGFVDTFGKVFWQEAAGVLIYLLMAVILLWKPQGLFKAG